The DNA sequence AAGATGCCGTAAAGCGCTGTCAGGCCGCTGGTCTCACCGTCACGACGCACGTGATTGTTGGGCTTCCCGGCGAAAAGATGGAAGACTTTAAGCACACGGCACAAGTCGTTCACGATTTAAAACTTGCAGCAGTCAAGATCCACCCGCTGCACATTGTCGTGGGCACGGTCATGGCGCAAGATTTTGCCAATGGCGAAGTCAAATTGCTTTCGTTCGAGGAATACTGCGAAGCGGTTGCCGAGATGATCAAGATTATCGGCAAGGATATCGCAATCGAACGTTTCAGCGGCGAAAGCCCAAGCGAACTCTTGATTGCACCGAACTGGTGCGGAGAACGCGACAAGATCATTGCTACAGTCGAAAAATTGTTAGATAGTCATTAGCAATAACGAGATGGCGATTCCGGCTCGGAGGCCGGAATGACAATGACGCCTGAGCAAGAAATAACTGGATTCGTCGCTTCGCTCTGAATGACGAAGACGTAAAAAACGAGAGGGGAAAATGAAACGTATTGAAGATTACATTATTGCTGTTCCGGACTTTCCAAAGCCGGGAGTTTTGTTCCGTGACATCACGGGAATTTTGAGCGATCCCGATGGGCTGAAGCTCACGCTTGATGCATTCTATAAAACGTTTGAAAATGTTGATTTTGACGTTGTCGTAGGTCTCGAAGCGCGCGGATTTTTATTTGGAGTTCCGATTGCAGAACACTTTCACAAGCCGTTTGTCCCTGAACGCAAGAAAGGCAAACTCCCCCGCGAAACCGTAGAAATCACTTACAATCTCGAATACGGAACCGCCTGTATGGAAGTCCATAAGGATGCGATAAAGCCGGGGCAACGCGTTGTTATCGTCGATGACTTGCTCGCCACCGGTGGCACTGCAAAAGCAGCGGCCCATCTCGTAGAAAAAATGGGCGGCAAAGTTGAATGTTTTGCATTTGTCATTGAGCTTGCTGGCCTTAAAGGCCGCGAAGTTCTTGATGGCTATCGTGTAGAATCGCTGACAAAGTTTTGACCTTAAACGGCGAAATTTTGTTAAAAATCGTCAAATTAGGCATTCTAGCGCCATTTTCATTCCATTCGTCATAAAAAATTTACTTAAGGGGTAAAAACAGGTTTTCTTTTTACCTTATATTTAGTATTTTAATCGTCAAGAAGGACTTTTTTAACAAAAGGACATTCAAGATGAAACATATCAAAAAGCTTTTAGCCATAGCGCTTACATTCGCAGCGTCTATTTACGCGGCCGAACGCGTCTACTTGGCCCCCATTAGCGCCGTCGGTATCAACGAAAACATCGGCATCGCTGCAGAAAAGCTCATGAACGCCTACATTGACGAAAACAATCGTTATGTACTCATCAGCTATTCCGAAGAAGATTCTATCAAAGTCGGTGACCGCGAATCCATAAATAAGAAGGCAAAAGAAAAGAACTGCACCAAGTTCATCATGGCCGAATTTACACGTCTTGGCGAGAATGTCATTACATCATTCAAGCTCTACAACGTAAACAGCGAAGTTCCCGTTTGGAGCGACCGCCTCAAGGCCAACAATCCCGAAGATATCGACCCGATTGTCCAGCGCGTAGCCCGTAATATCGGCACCAGCCAAAAAGCGACTCGCGACAACGACATCTATACCGTCACTCAACAAGAAACAAAAACGCCTAAAAAGAAAGGCATCAACACATACGGCGGCGTCAAAGTTATCGGCACACTCCCGCTCAACCCAGATCCAATGCTTGATGCAGGACTTGGTATTTTCCTGTTCTGCGACGC is a window from the Fibrobacter sp. UWB4 genome containing:
- a CDS encoding adenine phosphoribosyltransferase, which encodes MKRIEDYIIAVPDFPKPGVLFRDITGILSDPDGLKLTLDAFYKTFENVDFDVVVGLEARGFLFGVPIAEHFHKPFVPERKKGKLPRETVEITYNLEYGTACMEVHKDAIKPGQRVVIVDDLLATGGTAKAAAHLVEKMGGKVECFAFVIELAGLKGREVLDGYRVESLTKF